From Carcharodon carcharias isolate sCarCar2 chromosome 21, sCarCar2.pri, whole genome shotgun sequence:
TGACACAGAAATTGAAACTTTACTAAATTTCTGGAATCCTTATCCTCCCACAATTGCATATGGCAACACTCAGAAGTTGGCTTGCAAACACTATAGTCTACAAGGAGAAACTTGTGATTGTAAATTACCAAACATTGAAGAAGCACAAATGCCAGATGAAGGTGATAAAGCTGGCCTGCATGAGGATTCAGATTGTAACGAGTCTTACAACATAAAGGTACTTGGACACACTGAAATTCTGAATCTGCTTGCTGAAATATCAAAACCAAATGAGAGGATGCCTGCAGAAAGTGCATGGTCTGAAACATTCAGTCGCACAGATGTGAGATTGAATGAGGAAACTCAAACTAAAGCTTCACAGAATGCCAGCAGTGATGGGTGGAAGGCTAGCAGTTCCAAGGCAATGGGGATGAAGCTATCAGGTAGACAGTGGGGAGATCAAAATCATGCATTACTACAGTCTCTCAGCAATAAGAACAATGCTGCAAAGAAGGGAAAACAACGGGAAAAAAAAGAATATTGTTGTATTAATGCCTGGCTAGCTGCATCTGGCGTGCTTGGCATTTACTGCCATTGTAAATTATCACAGGGAAATAAAGCTGAAAACCAGGTAGATTTGCCAAATGCAGTACACGAGACCCACAATAGCAATGAGACTAGTAATCCAAATTGTATTgtaaaacagatggaaatagaGACCACTTCACACACTGTGCCAATTGCCACTAATGGGAAGCAAGTCTTAGAAGTATCTGAAAACTGGAATTCTGTGCCCAGAAGCTGCACTAGCATTGTCCCTGACTATCAGGATAAAGCTATGGGAGAAGTGCAGCAAGAAGTTTGCGTTGTTGAAGCGATACAGCAGCAGTCTGGTGAAAACAATACTAGAGTAGCAAAAAATGAATTAGATTTGTGCAAGCTAGGCAATGCAAACCCAAGTTCCCTTAATAATGTCTCTGAAGAATCAGATAAATTACCATGCAAAATTACACCTGAAAGGAAACTCCATCTGAAGGAAGCCAAGAAAAGCAAAGTCACTTCTCAGGATGTGGTTGAAATTGAACCAGATAAAGACACTTATATTGTTCTGGAAGAGGAACTTAATGAAGATAAAATTAAAAATGTGAACGAAGATCCTTTTCAGAATGTATTGAATGAGGAAGCCAGTGACCAAACTGATAAGAAGGTTAAACGGCATCTTGGAGTTAAACTTGGATTTAAGGGTATGAGAAACTGACTGCTCTTTAGCTCAATGCAATAATAACTTGGGATTATTGCTTGATAAAGATGTATTGATGTTCTCACTATTCTTTGAATACCAACTTCATGAAACATTCTTAGCAGCCTATGTTATGAAAAACAGGTGCTGACAAACTTTTCCCTCTTTTCTGACAATTTCTCTggttcccccacaccccacctaaAAGCTTGACTGAACCATTCAAAGATAAGGCATGTTTTATTTTATTAAGACAAATATGTGGGAGCAATTACAAATCTGTAATCTAATTGTATAGTTTATTTTGAGGAAGGAGGTGGCAAGTTGGAA
This genomic window contains:
- the LOC121293302 gene encoding uncharacterized protein LOC121293302 isoform X3 — protein: MPAESAWSETFSRTDVRLNEETQTKASQNASSDGWKASSSKAMGMKLSGRQWGDQNHALLQSLSNKNNAAKKGKQREKKEYCCINAWLAASGVLGIYCHCKLSQGNKAENQVDLPNAVHETHNSNETSNPNCIVKQMEIETTSHTVPIATNGKQVLEVSENWNSVPRSCTSIVPDYQDKAMGEVQQEVCVVEAIQQQSGENNTRVAKNELDLCKLGNANPSSLNNVSEESDKLPCKITPERKLHLKEAKKSKVTSQDVVEIEPDKDTYIVLEEELNEDKIKNVNEDPFQNVLNEEASDQTDKKVKRHLGVKLGFKVMKRKPDASNCWSPQKQRKSDTQGKKTKFAKNPSLQKSNHSPQKKARYDVADGQQKTTTRTPFSGKMQIKKK
- the LOC121293302 gene encoding uncharacterized protein LOC121293302 isoform X2; this translates as MPAESAWSETFSRTDVRLNEETQTKASQNASSDGWKASSSKAMGMKLSGRQWGDQNHALLQSLSNKNNAAKKGKQREKKEYCCINAWLAASGVLGIYCHCKLSQGNKAENQVDLPNAVHETHNSNETSNPNCIVKQMEIETTSHTVPIATNGKQVLEVSENWNSVPRSCTSIVPDYQDKAMGEVQQEVCVVEAIQQQSGENNTRVAKNELDLCKLGNANPSSLNNVSEESDKLPCKITPERKLHLKEAKKSKVTSQDVVEIEPDKDTYIVLEEELNEDKIKNVNEDPFQNVLNEEASDQTDKKVKRHLGVKLGFKVMKRKPDASNCWSPQKQRKSDTQGKKTKFAKNPSLQKSNHSPQKKARYDVADAKLLPNYNCRVMIRDKTCSSSGERAVLVSLLPVSGKPCKAREKARTKSQ